One window from the genome of Cricetulus griseus strain 17A/GY chromosome 2, alternate assembly CriGri-PICRH-1.0, whole genome shotgun sequence encodes:
- the Rrp7a gene encoding ribosomal RNA-processing protein 7 homolog A → MVARKRKAGACGHEGSTPSPPGYSAIPVKFTKQQQASHYLYVKQHRVRGDTQSTWPPNKTLFVLNVPPYCTEECLSRLLSSCGTIKTVDLKEKPDHAESPKEAKSKFFHPKPVPGFRVAYVVFQKPSGVSAALNLKGPLLVSTENHPVKTGIHKWISEYQDSVLDPEALRVEVDTFMEAYDKKIAEEETKAKEEEGVPDEEGWVKVTRRGRRPVLPRTEAASLRVLEREKRKRARKELLNFYAWQHRETKMEHLAQLRKKFEEDKQRIELMRAQRKFRPY, encoded by the exons ATGGTGGCGCGCAAGAGGAAAGCTGGAGCGTGCGGCCATGAGGGGAGCACACCCAGCCCACCGGGTTATTCAG CTATTCCTGTCAAGTTCACCAAACAGCAGCAGGCTTCCCATTACCTGTATGTGAAACAGCACAGAGTTCGAGGAGACACTCAGTCCACGTGGCCTCCTAATAAGACCCTTTTTGTCCTCAATGTGCCCCCGTACTGCACAGAG GAGTGCCTGTCCCGACTCCTGTCCTCCTGTGGCACCATCAAGACAGTCGACTTGAAAGAGAAGCCTGACCATGCTGAGAGCCCTAAAGAGGCAAAGTCGAAGTTTTTTCACCCCAAGCCCGTTCCG GGCTTTCGGGTAGCTTATGTGGTATTCCAGAAGCCAAGTGGAGTGTCAGCTGCCTTGAATCTGAAGGGCCCATTGCTGGTTTCTACAGAGAACCACCCTGTGAAGACCGGGATTCATA aGTGGATCAGTGAGTATCAAGATTCAGTATTAGACCCAGAGGCCCTGAGGGTCGAAGTAGACACATTCATGGAGGCTTATGACAAGAAGATAGCTGAG GAGGAGACCAAGGCCAAGGAGGAGGAAGGTGTTCCTGATGAGGAGGGCTGGGTGAAGGTGACCCGCAGGGGCCGTAGGCCTGTGCTCCCTCGAACAGAAGCAGCCAGCCTGCGTGTTCtcgagagggagaaaaggaaacgTGCACGCAAGGAGCTGCTCAACTTCTATGCCTGGCAGCACCGAGAGACCAAGATGGAGC ATCTGGCACAGCTGCGCAAAAAGTTTGAGGAGGACAAGCAGAGGATTGAACTGATGCGTGCCCAACGCAAATTCCGACCCTACTGA
- the Poldip3 gene encoding polymerase delta-interacting protein 3 isoform X2 produces the protein MADISLDELIRKRGTATKGRLSARPGIGGIRSRVGIQHSLLSQPARTATFQQRFDARQKIGISDARLKLGVKDAREKLLQKDARFRIKGKVQDAREMLNSRKQQNAVPQKPRQVADAREKISLKRRSPVTFTSPPIGTVTPALKLTKTIQNLYDLDEDDDVAAPVPTKQMKFAATGSFVHHMTGLSSSKLSMSKALPLTKVVQNDAYTAPVLPSSVRTKALTNMSRTLVNKEEPPKELPPAEPVLSPLEGTKMTVNNLHPRVTEEDIVELFCVCGALKRARLVHPGVAEVVFVKKDDAVTAYKKYNNRCLDGQPMKCNLHMNGNVITSEQPILLRLSDSPSVKKESELPRRGNAASSSNPPAEVDPDTILKALFKSSGASVTTQPTEFKIKL, from the exons GCTCAGTGCCAGACCAGGAATTGGAGGCATCCGATCTCGAGTTGGGATCCAGCATAGTCTTCTTAGCCAGCCGGCTCGCACAGCCACCTTCCAGCAGAGATTTGATGCCCGGCAGAAGATTGGCATCTCAGATGCTCGGCTCAAGCTGGGTGTCAAAGATGCTCGGGAGAAACTTTTACAGAAAGATGCTCGGTTTCGGATCAAAGGAAAAGTACAGGATGCTAGAGAGATGCTGAACTCACGAAAGCAGCAGAACGCTGTGCCCCAGAAGCCCCGTCAGGTGGCTGATGCCAGGGAGAAGATCAGCTTGAAGAGGAGATCCCCTGTTACCTTCACAAGCCCACCCATTGGGACGGTGACACCTGCTCTGAAACTCACCAAAACCATCCAG AACTTATATGACCTAGATGAAGATGATGACGTTGCAGCACCTGTTCCTACAAAACAGATGAAGTTTGCAGCTACAGGCAGCTTTGTCCATCACATG ACTGGACTGAGCAGTTCCAAGCTGTCCATGTCCAAGGCCCTCCCTCTCACAAAAGTGGTTCAGAATGATGCCTACACGGCTCCTGTTCTTCCCTCCTCTGTTCGAACCAAAGCCTTGACCAACATGTCTCGGacgctggtaaacaaggaggagcctCCCAAAGAGCTGCCACCTGCTGAG CCTGTGCTCAGCCCCTTGGAAGGTACCAAGATGACTGTGAATAATCTGCACCCTCGAGTCACGGAAGAGGACATTGTT gagcttttctgtgtgtgtggagcCCTCAAGCGGGCACGGCTGGTCCATCCTGGGGTAGCAGAGGTTGTCTTCGTGAAGAAGGATGATGCAGTCACTGCGTACAAGAAGTACAACAACCGATGTCTGGATG GGCAACCCATGAAGTGCAATCTTCACATGAATGGGAATGTCATTACCTCAGAGCAACCCATCCTGCT GCGGCTGAGTGACAGCCCCTCGGTGAAGAAGGAGAGTGAGCTGCCTCGGCGGGGGAATGCTGCCTCCTCTTCCAACCCTCCTGCTGAAGTGGATCCTGACACCATTCTCAAAGCTCTCTTCAAGTCCTCGGGGGCCTCTGTGACCACACAACCCACAGAATTCAAAATCAAACTTTGA